A DNA window from Enterobacter asburiae contains the following coding sequences:
- a CDS encoding penicillin-binding protein activator gives MVPLTFLRKKATRSVPLLLAALIFAGCGTQAPDQSTAHLQGSAQADSGFYLQQMSQSSNDTKTNWQLLAIRALLKEGKTQQAAELFNQLPKDLNDAQRREQSLLSAELKVALKDYAAAKKILGDIDVSALDKNQQARFWQAGITAEQGRPSLTLLRALVAQEPLLGGADKQKNIDATWQALASMTQEQAQALVINADENVLQGWLDLQQMWFNNRSDPKMLKAGITDWQTRYPQNPGAKMLPTQLVNVQNFKPASTSKIALLLPLNGQAAVFGRTIQQGFEAAKNGTTSVTGSAVPAQAAQSANVNDVVSPSAAETSDLTTAQAPAQGTMQNPVTAPTTPPATATPATTAPATQAPAETQVAPAPEATAEQPQQQPAQPAAQPAAQPQAVATTSANPGAEVKIYDTSSQPLDQVLAQVQQDGASIVVGPLLKNNVEELMKSNTTLNVLALNQPEQVQNRANICYFALSPEDEARDAARHIHEQGKQAPLLLIPRSALGDRVANAFADEWQKLGGGVVLQQKFGSVSELRAGVNGGAGIALNGSPVTASLPQQQGVTIGGLTIPAPPTDAQISGGGKVDAAYIVATPQEIAFIKPMIAMRNGSQSGATLYASSRSAQGTAGPDFRLEMDGLQYSEIPMLAGSNPALMQQALSTVRNDYSLARLYAMGVDAWALANHFTQMRQVPGFELNGNTGDLTATQDCVINRKLSWLKYQQGQIVPAS, from the coding sequence ATGGTACCGTTAACGTTTCTTCGAAAAAAAGCCACGCGCAGCGTGCCGCTTCTGCTGGCAGCCCTGATCTTTGCAGGCTGTGGCACCCAGGCACCTGACCAGAGCACCGCCCATCTTCAGGGGTCTGCTCAGGCTGATTCTGGCTTTTATCTGCAACAAATGTCGCAGAGTTCAAATGATACCAAGACCAACTGGCAATTACTCGCCATTCGTGCACTGCTGAAAGAGGGTAAAACCCAGCAGGCAGCCGAACTGTTTAACCAGTTGCCAAAAGATCTTAACGACGCCCAGCGTCGTGAGCAGAGCCTGCTCTCTGCCGAGCTGAAGGTCGCGCTGAAAGATTACGCCGCCGCGAAGAAGATCCTCGGTGACATTGACGTGAGCGCGCTGGATAAAAATCAGCAGGCTCGCTTCTGGCAGGCGGGCATTACCGCTGAGCAGGGGCGCCCTTCCCTCACGCTGCTCCGCGCCCTCGTCGCGCAAGAGCCGCTGCTCGGCGGTGCCGATAAGCAAAAAAATATTGATGCCACCTGGCAAGCGCTTGCCTCGATGACTCAGGAACAGGCGCAGGCTCTGGTCATCAACGCCGATGAAAACGTCCTTCAGGGCTGGCTGGATCTGCAGCAGATGTGGTTTAACAACCGCAGCGATCCAAAGATGCTGAAGGCCGGTATTACGGACTGGCAGACGCGCTACCCGCAAAACCCGGGGGCGAAAATGCTGCCAACCCAGCTGGTAAACGTGCAGAACTTTAAGCCAGCGTCCACCAGCAAAATCGCCCTGCTTCTGCCGCTCAACGGCCAGGCGGCGGTGTTTGGCCGTACCATTCAGCAGGGCTTTGAAGCCGCGAAAAACGGTACCACTTCGGTAACCGGCAGCGCGGTTCCCGCGCAGGCGGCCCAGTCGGCTAACGTGAATGATGTGGTCAGCCCGTCCGCAGCGGAGACCAGCGATCTGACCACGGCGCAAGCGCCGGCGCAGGGTACGATGCAAAACCCGGTGACGGCCCCGACGACGCCTCCGGCTACAGCAACTCCGGCTACTACAGCACCAGCGACTCAGGCTCCGGCCGAAACGCAAGTGGCACCAGCACCTGAAGCGACAGCAGAACAGCCTCAACAGCAGCCTGCGCAACCCGCAGCCCAGCCTGCCGCTCAGCCGCAGGCCGTGGCAACCACCAGCGCCAACCCGGGCGCTGAGGTAAAAATTTACGACACCAGCTCGCAGCCGCTTGACCAGGTTCTGGCGCAGGTTCAGCAGGACGGGGCCAGCATCGTTGTCGGTCCGCTGCTGAAAAACAACGTGGAAGAGCTGATGAAGAGCAATACCACGCTGAACGTGCTGGCGCTCAACCAGCCTGAGCAGGTTCAGAACCGGGCCAATATTTGCTACTTCGCGCTTTCCCCTGAAGATGAAGCCCGCGATGCGGCGCGCCATATTCACGAGCAGGGTAAACAGGCTCCGCTGCTGCTCATCCCACGCAGCGCGCTGGGCGATCGCGTGGCCAACGCCTTTGCCGATGAGTGGCAGAAGCTGGGCGGCGGCGTGGTGCTGCAGCAGAAATTCGGTTCCGTCTCTGAACTGCGCGCGGGCGTAAACGGTGGAGCGGGTATCGCGCTCAACGGCAGCCCTGTCACCGCGAGCCTGCCGCAGCAGCAGGGCGTGACGATTGGCGGCCTGACGATCCCTGCCCCGCCTACCGACGCGCAGATTAGCGGTGGCGGTAAAGTGGATGCGGCCTATATCGTTGCCACGCCGCAGGAGATCGCCTTTATCAAACCGATGATCGCGATGCGTAACGGCAGCCAGAGCGGCGCAACGCTTTACGCCAGCTCACGCAGCGCGCAGGGCACCGCAGGCCCGGATTTCCGTCTGGAAATGGACGGTCTGCAGTACAGCGAAATTCCGATGCTGGCAGGCAGCAACCCGGCGCTGATGCAGCAGGCGCTGAGTACAGTACGTAACGATTATTCGCTGGCGCGTCTGTATGCAATGGGTGTCGATGCATGGGCGCTGGCGAACCACTTTACCCAGATGCGTCAGGTGCCGGGCTTTGAGCTTAACGGCAACACCGGCGATCTGACCGCGACTCAGGACTGCGTGATCAACAGGAAGTTATCATGGCTCAAATACCAGCAGGGGCAAATCGTCCCGGCCAGTTAA
- the rsmI gene encoding 16S rRNA (cytidine(1402)-2'-O)-methyltransferase, whose translation MKQHETADNSQGQLYIVPTPIGNLSDITQRALTVLQAVDLIAAEDTRHTGLLLQHFAINARLFALHDHNEQQKAETLVAKLKEGQNIALVSDAGTPLINDPGYHLVRTCREAGIRVVPLPGPCAAIAALSAAGLPSDRFCYEGFLPAKSKGRRDVLKDLEAEPRTLIFYESTHRLLESLEDMVTVWGEARYVVLARELTKTWETIHGAPVGELLAWVKEDENRRKGEMVLIVEGHKAQEDALPADALRTLALLQAELPLKKAAALAAEIHGVKKNALYKHALEQQGE comes from the coding sequence ATGAAACAACACGAAACGGCAGATAATTCTCAAGGCCAGCTTTATATTGTACCTACTCCTATCGGGAATTTGTCTGATATTACCCAACGTGCGCTCACCGTACTGCAAGCTGTTGATTTAATTGCTGCTGAAGATACCCGCCACACCGGCCTGCTGCTGCAACATTTCGCGATTAACGCTCGTCTGTTTGCTCTGCACGATCACAATGAGCAACAAAAAGCCGAAACGCTGGTGGCGAAGCTGAAAGAGGGGCAGAACATTGCCCTGGTCTCCGACGCCGGTACGCCGCTGATCAACGATCCCGGCTATCACCTGGTGCGTACCTGTCGTGAAGCCGGTATTCGCGTTGTGCCGCTGCCGGGGCCGTGCGCTGCCATTGCTGCGCTGAGCGCCGCAGGTCTGCCGTCTGACCGTTTCTGCTATGAAGGCTTCCTGCCTGCCAAATCCAAAGGCCGTCGCGACGTGTTAAAAGATCTGGAAGCGGAACCGCGCACCCTGATTTTCTACGAATCCACGCACCGCCTGCTGGAGAGCCTGGAAGATATGGTGACCGTGTGGGGAGAAGCCCGCTACGTGGTGCTGGCGCGCGAGCTGACCAAAACCTGGGAAACCATTCACGGTGCGCCAGTGGGTGAACTGCTGGCGTGGGTGAAGGAAGACGAAAACCGCCGCAAGGGTGAAATGGTGCTGATCGTCGAAGGGCATAAGGCGCAGGAAGACGCGCTGCCAGCCGACGCGCTGCGCACGCTGGCGCTGCTGCAGGCGGAACTGCCGCTGAAGAAGGCCGCTGCGCTGGCGGCGGAAATTCACGGCGTGAAGAAAAATGCGCTGTATAAGCATGCGCTGGAGCAGCAGGGGGAGTAA
- the garD gene encoding galactarate dehydratase codes for MADIEIRQASPTAFYIKVHDTDNVAIIVNDNGLKAGTRFPDGLELIEHIPQGHKVALVDIPANSEIVRYGEVIGYAVRSIPQGSWVEESLVALPEAPPLNTLPLATRVPEPLPPLEGYTFEGYRNADGSVGTKNLLGITTSVHCVAGVVDYVVKIIERDLLPKYPNVDGVVGLNHLYGCGVAINAPAAVVPIRTIHNIALNPNFGGEVMVIGLGCEKLQPERLLQGTEDVKAIPADEASIVRLQDERHVGFRSMVDDILQVAERHLDKLNKRQRETCPASDLVVGTQCGGSDAFSGVTANPAVGYASDLLVRCGATVMFSEVTEVRDAIHLLTPRAVNEEVGKRLLEEMAWYDSYLDMGKTDRSANPSPGNKKGGLANVVEKALGSIAKSGQSAIVEVLSPGQRPTKRGLIYAATPASDFVCGTQQVASGITVQVFTTGRGTPYGLMAVPVIKMATRTELANRWYDLMDINAGTIATGEESIEDVGWKLFHFILDVASGRKKTFSDQWGLHNQLAVFNPAPVT; via the coding sequence ATGGCCGACATTGAAATTCGACAGGCATCGCCGACGGCGTTTTATATAAAAGTCCACGACACCGATAATGTGGCGATAATTGTCAACGACAATGGCTTAAAAGCAGGCACCCGCTTCCCGGACGGGCTGGAACTGATTGAGCATATTCCGCAGGGACATAAGGTCGCCCTGGTGGATATCCCTGCTAACAGCGAAATCGTACGTTACGGTGAAGTCATCGGCTATGCCGTTCGCTCTATACCGCAGGGGAGCTGGGTTGAGGAGTCGCTGGTGGCGCTGCCGGAAGCGCCGCCGCTGAACACGCTTCCGCTGGCGACCCGCGTGCCGGAACCGCTTCCTCCGCTGGAGGGCTATACCTTCGAAGGCTACCGCAACGCGGACGGCAGCGTCGGCACCAAGAATCTGCTCGGCATTACCACCAGCGTGCACTGCGTGGCGGGCGTAGTGGATTACGTGGTGAAAATCATCGAACGCGATCTGCTGCCGAAATACCCGAACGTCGACGGCGTGGTGGGCCTGAACCACCTCTACGGCTGCGGCGTGGCGATTAACGCACCCGCTGCGGTAGTGCCGATCCGCACCATTCACAATATTGCCCTCAACCCGAACTTTGGCGGCGAGGTGATGGTAATTGGTCTGGGGTGTGAAAAATTGCAGCCAGAGCGCCTGCTGCAGGGCACCGAAGATGTCAAAGCCATTCCGGCAGACGAGGCCAGCATCGTGCGTCTGCAGGACGAACGCCACGTGGGTTTCCGCTCAATGGTCGACGATATCCTGCAGGTGGCTGAACGCCATCTGGACAAGCTCAACAAGCGCCAGCGCGAAACCTGCCCCGCGTCTGATTTGGTGGTGGGCACCCAGTGCGGCGGCAGCGATGCCTTCTCCGGCGTGACGGCCAACCCGGCGGTGGGCTATGCGTCCGATCTGCTTGTTCGCTGCGGCGCCACGGTGATGTTTTCCGAGGTAACCGAAGTGCGTGACGCCATCCATCTGCTCACGCCGCGCGCCGTTAATGAAGAGGTCGGCAAGCGCCTGCTCGAGGAAATGGCCTGGTACGATAGCTATCTCGATATGGGCAAAACCGACCGCAGCGCCAACCCGTCTCCGGGGAACAAAAAAGGCGGCCTCGCGAACGTGGTGGAAAAAGCCCTTGGTTCGATTGCCAAATCCGGACAGAGTGCGATTGTGGAAGTGCTTTCTCCGGGCCAGCGCCCGACGAAGCGCGGCCTGATTTACGCGGCAACGCCGGCCAGCGATTTCGTCTGCGGCACGCAGCAGGTGGCGTCCGGCATTACGGTACAGGTCTTTACCACCGGGCGCGGCACGCCGTACGGCCTGATGGCGGTGCCGGTGATCAAGATGGCGACCCGTACCGAGCTGGCAAACCGCTGGTATGACTTAATGGACATCAACGCGGGCACCATCGCCACCGGAGAAGAGAGCATTGAGGACGTGGGCTGGAAACTGTTCCACTTCATTCTGGATGTCGCCAGCGGGCGGAAGAAAACCTTCTCGGATCAATGGGGATTACATAATCAGCTGGCGGTGTTTAACCCGGCACCGGTGACGTGA
- the garL gene encoding 2-dehydro-3-deoxyglucarate aldolase, with protein sequence MSNDIFPNKFKAALAAHQIQIGCWSALANPISTEVLGLAGFDWLVLDGEHAPNDISTFIPQLMALKGSLSAPVVRVPTNEPVIIKRLLDIGFYNFLIPFVETEEQAALAVASTRYPPEGIRGVSVSHRANMFGTVPDYFAQSNNNITILVQIESQQGVDNVDAIAATNGVDGIFVGPSDLAAAFGHLGNASHPEVQRAIQHIFARAKAHGKPCGILAPVEADARRYLEWGATFVAVGSDLGVFRSATQKLADAFKK encoded by the coding sequence ATGAGTAACGATATCTTCCCGAATAAATTTAAAGCGGCCCTCGCGGCACACCAGATTCAGATTGGCTGCTGGTCCGCGCTGGCAAACCCAATCAGCACCGAAGTGCTGGGCCTGGCCGGGTTCGACTGGCTGGTGCTGGACGGCGAACATGCGCCGAACGATATCAGCACCTTTATTCCGCAGCTGATGGCGCTGAAAGGCAGCCTCAGCGCCCCGGTAGTGCGCGTGCCAACTAACGAGCCGGTAATTATCAAGCGCCTGCTGGATATCGGTTTCTACAACTTCCTGATCCCGTTTGTGGAGACGGAAGAACAAGCGGCCCTGGCCGTAGCCTCAACGCGCTATCCGCCTGAAGGGATCCGCGGCGTTTCCGTTTCGCATCGCGCCAATATGTTTGGCACCGTGCCGGACTACTTCGCGCAGTCCAATAACAACATCACTATTCTGGTTCAGATCGAGAGCCAGCAGGGCGTTGATAACGTTGACGCGATTGCAGCCACAAACGGCGTGGACGGTATCTTCGTCGGCCCAAGCGATCTGGCGGCCGCTTTTGGCCATCTGGGTAACGCCAGCCACCCTGAAGTGCAGCGCGCGATCCAGCACATCTTTGCCCGCGCTAAAGCTCACGGCAAACCGTGCGGCATTCTGGCGCCGGTTGAGGCTGACGCCCGTCGCTATCTGGAGTGGGGAGCCACGTTTGTTGCCGTCGGCAGCGACCTCGGCGTATTCCGCTCGGCCACGCAGAAATTAGCCGACGCTTTTAAAAAATAA
- the garR gene encoding 2-hydroxy-3-oxopropionate reductase: MTLKVGFIGLGIMGKPMSKNLIKAGYSLVVSDHNPQAVAEVIAAGAETATTAKAIAEQCDVIITMLPNSPHVKEVALGENGIIDGAKLGLVLIDMSSIAPLASREISEALKAKGVDMLDAPVSGGEPKAIDGTLSVMVGGDKAVFDRYYDLMKAMAGSVVHTGDIGAGNVTKLANQVIVALNIAAMSEALTLATKAGVNPDLVYQAIRGGLAGSTVLDAKAPMIMDRNFKPGFRIDLHIKDLANALDTSHGVGAQLPLTAAVMEMMQALRADGLGTADHSAIACYYEKLAKVEVAR, translated from the coding sequence ATGACGCTGAAAGTGGGTTTTATTGGCCTGGGGATCATGGGTAAACCAATGAGTAAGAACCTCATCAAAGCGGGTTACTCACTGGTGGTATCCGATCACAATCCGCAGGCCGTGGCAGAGGTGATAGCGGCGGGCGCTGAAACGGCCACCACCGCGAAGGCCATTGCCGAGCAGTGCGATGTCATCATCACCATGCTGCCCAACTCCCCGCATGTTAAAGAGGTTGCGCTGGGTGAGAACGGCATTATCGACGGTGCGAAGCTGGGCCTGGTGCTGATTGATATGAGTTCTATTGCGCCGCTTGCAAGCCGTGAAATCAGCGAGGCGTTAAAAGCGAAGGGCGTCGATATGCTGGATGCGCCGGTCAGCGGCGGTGAGCCGAAAGCGATCGACGGCACGCTGTCGGTGATGGTCGGCGGAGATAAAGCCGTTTTCGATAGATACTACGACCTGATGAAAGCCATGGCGGGCTCCGTGGTGCATACCGGGGACATCGGGGCGGGTAACGTGACCAAGCTGGCAAACCAGGTGATTGTGGCGCTGAACATTGCCGCCATGTCCGAAGCGCTGACTCTGGCAACCAAAGCGGGCGTCAACCCGGATCTGGTCTACCAGGCCATTCGCGGCGGTCTAGCGGGCAGTACCGTGCTGGATGCCAAAGCGCCGATGATCATGGATCGTAATTTCAAACCCGGTTTCCGCATCGACCTGCACATTAAAGATCTGGCGAACGCGCTGGATACGTCACACGGCGTAGGCGCGCAGCTGCCGCTGACCGCGGCGGTCATGGAGATGATGCAGGCGCTGCGTGCCGATGGCCTGGGCACGGCCGATCACAGCGCGATTGCGTGCTACTACGAAAAACTGGCGAAGGTGGAAGTGGCGCGTTAA
- the tdcA gene encoding transcriptional regulator TdcA: MNTIILPKTQQLVVFQEVIKSGSIGSAARQLGLTQPAVSKIISDIESYFGVEVMVRKNTGVKLTAAGQVLLSYSESITREMKNMVSEINSLSFSTVMDVSFGYPSLIGFTFLSEMIKKFKEVFPKARVSMYEAQLSSFLPAIRDGRLDFAIGTLSDEMLLQDLHVEPLFESEFVLVASKTRTCTGPTTLASLTHEQWVMPQTDMGYYKELLTTLQDNHISIENIVQTDSVVTIYNLVLNADYLTVIPRDMIAPFGSDQFIVLPVEDELPVARYAAVWSKNYRIKKSASVLVELAKQYSSMNIERRR, translated from the coding sequence ATGAACACTATTATTCTACCGAAAACACAGCAACTCGTGGTATTTCAGGAAGTCATTAAAAGTGGCTCCATAGGTTCTGCAGCAAGACAGCTTGGCCTGACGCAACCCGCCGTCAGCAAAATCATCAGCGATATTGAGTCCTACTTCGGCGTGGAAGTGATGGTGCGTAAAAACACCGGCGTAAAACTCACTGCCGCGGGCCAGGTTCTGCTCTCGTACTCTGAGTCGATCACCCGCGAAATGAAAAACATGGTGAGTGAGATTAACAGCCTGAGCTTCAGTACCGTTATGGACGTCTCCTTTGGCTACCCGTCGCTGATCGGCTTTACCTTCCTGTCCGAGATGATCAAAAAATTCAAGGAAGTGTTCCCGAAAGCACGCGTCTCGATGTATGAAGCCCAGCTCTCCTCTTTCCTTCCGGCTATTCGCGACGGTCGTCTGGATTTCGCTATCGGCACGCTGAGTGATGAAATGCTGCTGCAGGATCTGCACGTCGAACCGCTGTTTGAGTCCGAGTTTGTGCTGGTCGCCAGCAAAACGCGAACGTGCACCGGCCCGACGACACTGGCATCGCTCACGCACGAGCAGTGGGTGATGCCGCAAACCGATATGGGCTACTACAAAGAACTTCTGACCACCCTGCAAGACAACCACATCAGCATCGAAAACATCGTCCAGACCGATTCTGTCGTCACCATTTATAACCTTGTCCTGAATGCCGATTATCTGACGGTCATTCCCCGCGACATGATTGCGCCGTTCGGTTCTGACCAGTTTATTGTGCTGCCCGTAGAAGATGAATTACCCGTGGCGCGTTATGCCGCCGTGTGGTCAAAAAATTACAGGATTAAAAAATCGGCGTCAGTATTAGTTGAGCTGGCAAAACAGTATTCGTCGATGAATATCGAAAGACGACGATGA
- the tdcB gene encoding bifunctional threonine ammonia-lyase/L-serine ammonia-lyase TdcB, which yields MHITYDLPVTIEDIQDARKRLAGKIYKTGMPRSNYLSERCKGEIFLKFENMQRTGSFKIRGAFNKLSSLTDAEKRKGVVACSAGNHAQGVSLSCAMLGIDGKVVMPMGAPKSKVAATRDYSAEVVLHGENFNDTIAKVSEIVEMEGRIFIPPYDDAKVIAGQGTIGLEILEDLYDVDNVIVPIGGGGLIAGIATAIKSINPTINIIGVQSENVHGMAASYQAGEIISHRVSGTLADGCDVSRPGNLPFEIVRELVDDIVLVSEDNIRDSMIALIQRNKVVTEGAGALACAALLSGKLDHYIQGRKTVCIISGGNIDLSRVSQITGFVDA from the coding sequence ATGCATATTACCTACGATCTCCCGGTAACGATTGAAGATATTCAGGACGCCAGAAAACGACTGGCAGGAAAAATATATAAAACAGGTATGCCGCGCTCGAATTATCTTAGCGAACGCTGCAAGGGCGAAATATTCCTGAAGTTTGAGAACATGCAGCGTACCGGCTCGTTTAAGATCCGCGGCGCGTTTAACAAGTTAAGCTCGCTGACCGACGCTGAAAAACGCAAAGGCGTTGTCGCCTGCTCCGCGGGAAACCACGCGCAGGGTGTGTCCCTCTCCTGCGCGATGCTTGGCATCGACGGCAAAGTGGTGATGCCGATGGGCGCGCCGAAGTCTAAGGTGGCCGCGACGCGCGACTACTCCGCCGAAGTGGTGCTGCACGGCGAGAACTTCAACGACACCATTGCCAAAGTCAGCGAAATCGTCGAGATGGAAGGGCGCATTTTTATTCCGCCGTACGATGACGCCAAAGTGATCGCCGGGCAGGGCACCATCGGTCTGGAAATTCTCGAAGATTTATACGATGTGGATAACGTTATTGTGCCTATCGGCGGCGGCGGTTTAATTGCCGGGATTGCGACGGCAATTAAATCCATTAACCCCACCATTAATATCATCGGCGTGCAGTCAGAAAATGTTCACGGCATGGCGGCATCGTATCAGGCTGGGGAAATAATCAGCCATCGCGTTAGTGGCACGCTGGCCGACGGCTGTGACGTTTCTCGCCCCGGTAATTTACCGTTCGAAATTGTTCGCGAGCTGGTTGATGACATTGTGCTGGTCAGCGAAGACAACATTCGCGACAGCATGATCGCGCTTATTCAGCGAAATAAAGTGGTGACGGAAGGTGCCGGCGCGCTGGCCTGTGCCGCGTTATTAAGCGGCAAGCTTGACCACTATATTCAGGGTCGAAAAACCGTCTGCATTATTTCCGGCGGCAATATCGATCTCTCCCGTGTTTCCCAAATTACCGGCTTCGTTGACGCATAA
- the tdcC gene encoding threonine/serine transporter TdcC — MSNTESIIVGQTKTSSWRKSDTTWTLGLFGTAIGAGVLFFPIRAGFGGLIPILLMLVLAFPIAFYCHRALARLCLSGSNVSGNITETVEEHFGKTGGVVITFLYFFAICPLLWIYGVTITNTFMTFWENQLQLPALNRGVVALFLLLLMAFVIWFGKDLMVKVMSFLVFPFIASLVLISLSLIPYWNSAVIDQVNLSDIAFTGHDGILVTVWLGISIMVFSFNFSPIVSSFVVSKREEYEPEFGKEFTEQKSSKIIGRASMLMVAVVMFFAFSCLFTLSPQNMADAKAQNIPVLSYLANHFASMSGTKSTFATVLEYGASIIALVAIFKSFFGHYLGTLEGLNGLILKFGYKGDKKKVSVGKLNTISMVFIMGSTWVVAYANPNILDLIEAMGAPIIASLLCLLPMYAIRKAPALAKYKGRTENIFVTAVGLLTILNIVYKLF; from the coding sequence ATGAGCAACACAGAAAGCATTATCGTTGGCCAGACAAAAACGTCCTCCTGGCGCAAGTCTGATACCACATGGACGCTCGGCCTGTTTGGTACCGCCATTGGCGCAGGCGTGCTGTTCTTCCCCATTCGCGCAGGCTTTGGTGGATTGATCCCTATCCTGCTGATGCTGGTTCTCGCGTTCCCGATTGCGTTTTACTGCCACCGCGCGCTGGCGCGTTTGTGCCTCTCCGGGAGCAACGTTTCCGGCAACATCACCGAAACGGTGGAAGAGCACTTTGGTAAAACCGGTGGGGTGGTGATCACTTTCCTCTACTTCTTCGCCATTTGCCCGCTGCTGTGGATTTACGGCGTCACCATTACCAACACCTTTATGACCTTCTGGGAAAACCAGCTCCAGCTGCCTGCGCTGAACCGCGGCGTGGTGGCGCTGTTCCTGCTGCTGCTGATGGCCTTTGTTATCTGGTTTGGTAAAGACCTGATGGTGAAAGTCATGAGCTTCCTGGTGTTCCCGTTTATCGCCAGCCTGGTGCTGATTTCCCTGTCGCTGATCCCTTACTGGAACTCGGCGGTGATTGACCAGGTCAACCTGAGCGATATCGCCTTCACCGGTCATGACGGCATTCTGGTTACGGTGTGGCTGGGTATCTCCATCATGGTCTTCTCCTTCAACTTCTCGCCTATCGTCTCCTCGTTTGTGGTCTCCAAGCGCGAAGAGTACGAACCGGAGTTCGGTAAAGAATTCACCGAGCAGAAATCTTCCAAAATCATCGGTCGCGCCAGCATGCTGATGGTGGCCGTGGTGATGTTCTTCGCCTTTAGCTGCCTGTTTACGCTCTCTCCGCAGAACATGGCGGACGCCAAGGCGCAGAACATTCCGGTGCTCTCCTACCTGGCGAACCACTTTGCGTCAATGTCAGGAACCAAATCGACGTTCGCAACGGTACTGGAATACGGTGCCTCCATCATCGCGCTGGTGGCTATCTTCAAATCCTTCTTCGGTCATTACCTGGGCACGCTGGAAGGGCTGAACGGCCTGATCCTCAAGTTTGGCTACAAGGGCGATAAGAAGAAAGTCTCCGTTGGCAAGCTGAACACCATCAGCATGGTGTTCATCATGGGCTCCACCTGGGTTGTGGCCTACGCCAACCCGAACATTCTGGACCTTATTGAAGCCATGGGGGCGCCAATCATTGCCTCTCTGCTGTGCCTGCTGCCGATGTATGCCATCCGCAAAGCACCGGCGCTGGCGAAGTACAAAGGGCGTACCGAGAACATCTTCGTTACCGCGGTCGGCCTGCTGACCATTCTGAATATCGTTTACAAACTGTTCTAA